AGGTTAAGCAAAATGCACCACTTGTAATAGTTAATGTGATCATTGATATAATTTTAATTCCTGTTTTGGGTATAATAGGGGCTGCAATAGGCACAGCGACATCATTTTTATCATTGATTATAATGGAATTTTATTTCTATAATAAATTAAATATAAAAATTAATTATCGAATATTCATAAAAATATTTATTTTCATTGTTCCAATAATAGTATTGTTTTATGTCTTTAGACAGCAGATAAATATATATTTGCTAATCTTTATTCTCGTTGGACTTTATGCTATATTGATCACTAAATTTATACTTACAAAAGAAGATTTGAATGAGGTTATTAAATCGATAGGCATTAGGCCAAATTGATGAATTAAAAGTTAGGCCATACAGAGGCAAGACGGGTCAATGCATAGTGGTTTCTGCTAAAAAATTAGAGGAAATTCACGTTTCTTTGAAACATGAGTCATAAGACAGCAAAATTGAAAAATGGTATCAAATTTAGAAGAGAATGGAAAGAGACACTTGACTATAAATAGTGAAGTGCCAAGAAGAAACTGATGCAAGAGACGGTATTGATGGATAAAGTTATTCCATATCTGTGGCAGAGTTAAGGTTTAAATATAGAAGCTTAAATTATTATCCACTCAAAGGGGCGCGCAGTACATTAATCGATTTATCGATTGATTTATCATTACGTAAAATATCACTAACCTCATTCACAATTAGCGCATCTCTTATTATATTTTTTTTATACTGTGGTTCTGTATTAAGATTAAAAATGCGTGATGATACAAATTCGGAGTTAGGAAGCTTTCTTGTGCTATAATAATATTTATGTAAGGGTGGAGAATATAATTGGTACACCAAGACTCCTCGTTTACCCAATTCCGTAATAAACTCTTGTCTATTTATGTCCCTTAATAAACAACTGTATCTCGAATATACACCAGATTCGTTTTTATATTGAGGATGTATTATTGATGGTGACCGTATTAATTTTCGATATGTACATGCATTTCTTGTTCGTATACGTAAATTTTCATCCAAAAAATCTAATTCATTAGAAATTTTTTTTGCCCATTCATTTCTCATTTTGTAAACAAACATTTTTTCTAAAAATTTTGAAATATACGGAATTGTTCTACGTGCTTTTATTTTCTTCCTCTCTAACATTTCCGTAAATGCAAAACCGGAACTATATATCATTCGATACCATTGGTTGCGTAATTTAGAATATGGTTTCCAATTATTAACTATTCCCATAGCTTTTTCAGCTAATTTTTGATCGTCAGTAAATATCGCCCCCCCTCCTCCAGTTGCATATTCCCCAGAAGATACATCAATAATTTTTGAATAACCAAAGCTTGTAATTGATGCATCTCCAAAACTTCCAAATTTCTTATCTTTAAATTTTCCCCCGAAAGATTGTGCTGCGTCCTCTATCACAAACAAAGAATGCGATTCTGCTTGCTCCATTATTTCATCCATTGGCGCTGCTTGTCCAAATTGATGGACAGGAATTACTGCTTTTGTTCTTGTCGACACCACATCTTTGATGGAGTCTGGATCCATGTTGTAATCTGATGGAGATACATCGCAAAAAATTGGTCTTAGACCGCTATAACTTACTGCAAATGGTACCACAGGGCAACATATCGAGGGTACAATTACCTCTGATTTCTTTGGTATATCCATTGCTCGCATAACAGCAACTAATGCTGCTGTTCCTGAACCTGTGCAGATGCAATAGTCTCTGCCAACATAACTTGCAAGTTTTTCTTCCAATAATATAATATCTTTTTTCGGCATTTACCTCCCTTATATTTTCAATATCATATCGGCAAACTTTCCCAATCGTGATAATACTCTATAGTTTTTAAGCTTTTCTTTTTCTGCGCCAAAGCTCTCTTTAAATTTTTGCACCCCTTCAAGATTACCACTGGCGCCAAAATTGTAATATTTGTGCCCCTCGTTACATGCTTGTTCGATTGAATCTTTTACCAATAAATTTACAGGGTTGTATCTTTCATAGCCTTGCGAGTAAACACTTAAAAAGGCAAATACATTTTTACCATAATAATGATCCCCCCACCCGGCTATCAGATTATCGTCTTTAAATGCAAGCTTAATTCGCACATGTGGTCTTCCAAATTTATATATATTCTCGTATAATTTTATTGGAAGTGGTGGTTTTTTGTACCCCCATCGTATGGATGATTCAATATACAATTTATAAAATTCTCTTACCTCATCTAATGAATTACAATCTAAAATCTCAAAGCCACTTCTATCTGCCTTTCGTATGGCTGTTCTGGTATTTTTTTCAAATTTGTTCTTCCATATATATTCAAATCCATTTTCCAACGAAAGCATATGTGTATAATTCCATTCTGAATTTACTTGTTTTATCAGTGAATCCTCTGGAACTGAGAAGTTAGAAAATGGAGGTAGCGATAGATTAAAGGACAAATGTCTCCAGTCAACGATATTTTTCAATATTTTCTGAAGAGTTTCTGATGAGATATCTGATAAAGAAAATATTCCTCCGTAACCCAATGGTATAGAATTATAATGATAAAATCCATATTTTTTGTCTTCCATCATTGGAATCAGAACCTCGTTGCCATCTATTTCGTACAATCGTGTAGCAATCCGATAGCTATAGGTCTCTTCTAAGATCTTTGCCCATGCGGGGGTGTGGAAAAAATAACTATTTTCAGAGTTTCTAATTATTTCTTCCCATTTTGACGTCGAGACTTTTTCATCATATTCAAAATCCATTTATAAGCACCCTTTACTTTTCACAATAAATCACCCTCATAAAACCAAACCCCAATAGTTCAAAAGGGTAAAAAGCTTTGCTGTAATAATAAACAAGATTTTTACCGATGCTTTTTAGGTTCTCAAGCTTGTCACCTTGTGATTGTCCACTCTCTTCAGAAGTACATAGAATCAAGCATTTCAATCTTTTTGAATCCTCGTTCTTTTAATGTTGAAGTCAACTGTTTCTTTGTATAATAATGACCTATTGCTGCTATTCTGTCCTGCTTTTTTATAGCATGAGAAATATAACAATAAGGAAAATAGGGACAGAAATAATTGGGAACAGAGAACAATAATATCCCATCTTCTTTTAAGACTCTGTAACAATCTTTGAATATAGAATCAATATTATCATTATGCTCAAAAGCACCAAAGGAAATAATCGCCTCAAAAGAAGAATCTTGGAATGGTAACTTACAGCCACTCGCAACGGTATAGTTAGCTTCTGGAAATATTTTCCTGGCAGATTCAAAATGAGCATTACTCAATTCTACACCATAAAACTCATTAAATTTGTCAGTTAGTTTGATAAAATACTTTGCATCACCACATCCAATATCCAAAATTCTTTTAGCTTCAGGCAGGTATTTTAGTTGTTTTAAATATCGTTTCGTCCAATAACTTGC
This portion of the Candidatus Methanoperedens sp. genome encodes:
- a CDS encoding DegT/DnrJ/EryC1/StrS family aminotransferase encodes the protein MPKKDIILLEEKLASYVGRDYCICTGSGTAALVAVMRAMDIPKKSEVIVPSICCPVVPFAVSYSGLRPIFCDVSPSDYNMDPDSIKDVVSTRTKAVIPVHQFGQAAPMDEIMEQAESHSLFVIEDAAQSFGGKFKDKKFGSFGDASITSFGYSKIIDVSSGEYATGGGGAIFTDDQKLAEKAMGIVNNWKPYSKLRNQWYRMIYSSGFAFTEMLERKKIKARRTIPYISKFLEKMFVYKMRNEWAKKISNELDFLDENLRIRTRNACTYRKLIRSPSIIHPQYKNESGVYSRYSCLLRDINRQEFITELGKRGVLVYQLYSPPLHKYYYSTRKLPNSEFVSSRIFNLNTEPQYKKNIIRDALIVNEVSDILRNDKSIDKSINVLRAPLSG
- a CDS encoding GNAT family N-acetyltransferase, which produces MDFEYDEKVSTSKWEEIIRNSENSYFFHTPAWAKILEETYSYRIATRLYEIDGNEVLIPMMEDKKYGFYHYNSIPLGYGGIFSLSDISSETLQKILKNIVDWRHLSFNLSLPPFSNFSVPEDSLIKQVNSEWNYTHMLSLENGFEYIWKNKFEKNTRTAIRKADRSGFEILDCNSLDEVREFYKLYIESSIRWGYKKPPLPIKLYENIYKFGRPHVRIKLAFKDDNLIAGWGDHYYGKNVFAFLSVYSQGYERYNPVNLLVKDSIEQACNEGHKYYNFGASGNLEGVQKFKESFGAEKEKLKNYRVLSRLGKFADMILKI
- a CDS encoding class I SAM-dependent methyltransferase, yielding MKTKEYWEVEARRRLPSLAKGEKLFASYWTKRYLKQLKYLPEAKRILDIGCGDAKYFIKLTDKFNEFYGVELSNAHFESARKIFPEANYTVASGCKLPFQDSSFEAIISFGAFEHNDNIDSIFKDCYRVLKEDGILLFSVPNYFCPYFPYCYISHAIKKQDRIAAIGHYYTKKQLTSTLKERGFKKIEMLDSMYF